A single Nocardioides bizhenqiangii DNA region contains:
- the typA gene encoding translational GTPase TypA, giving the protein MASQSSTRRRTDLRNVAIVAHVDHGKTTLVDAMLHQAGAFTAHQAEGVAERVMDSGDLEREKGITILAKNTAVHYKGPSAQELAGGDMTINIIDTPGHADFGGEVERGLSMVDGIVLLVDASEGPLPQTRFVLRKALNADMPVILVVNKTDRSDARIDEVVDETYELFMDLLDENHSQDALDFPVVFASGKAGIASLKKPENGTIPEGSDLEPLFRTILENIPAPEYDEGAPLQAHVTNLDASPFLGRLALLRIKHGNLRKGQQVAWMKRDGEVKNVKITELLVTEGLERKPGESAGPGDIVAVAGIPEITIGETLADADNPVALPLIHVDEPAISMTIGTNTSPLVGKGGKGHKVTARLVKDRLDAELVGNVSLRVLPTERPDAWEVQGRGELALAILVEQMRREGYELTVGKPQVVTKEIDGKLHEPFERLTIDAPEEFLGTITELLANRKGRMEGMTNHGTGWVRMEFVVPARGLIGFRTDFLTETRGTGIAHHISEGYFPWAGEIRSRASGSLVADRTGVATAYAMTSLQERGILFVEPATEVYEGMIVGENSRADDMDVNITKEKQQTNIRSATSDNFEKLIPPRRLSLEQCLEFCREDECVEITPENVRIRKVVLDQNERGKLASRARKGTR; this is encoded by the coding sequence ATGGCTTCCCAGTCATCTACCCGACGACGCACCGACCTGCGCAACGTCGCCATCGTGGCGCACGTCGACCACGGCAAGACCACGCTGGTCGACGCGATGCTCCACCAGGCGGGCGCGTTCACCGCGCACCAGGCCGAGGGCGTCGCCGAGCGGGTCATGGACTCGGGCGACCTCGAGCGCGAGAAGGGCATCACGATCCTCGCGAAGAACACCGCGGTCCACTACAAGGGCCCGTCCGCTCAGGAGCTCGCCGGCGGTGACATGACGATCAACATCATCGACACCCCCGGCCACGCCGATTTCGGCGGCGAGGTCGAGCGCGGCCTGTCGATGGTCGACGGCATCGTGCTGCTGGTCGACGCCTCGGAGGGCCCGCTCCCCCAGACCCGCTTCGTGCTGCGCAAGGCGCTCAATGCCGACATGCCGGTGATCCTCGTCGTCAACAAGACCGACCGCTCCGACGCCCGGATCGACGAGGTCGTGGACGAGACGTACGAGCTGTTCATGGACCTCCTCGACGAGAACCACAGCCAGGACGCGCTCGACTTCCCGGTCGTGTTCGCGTCCGGCAAGGCCGGCATCGCGTCGCTGAAGAAGCCCGAGAACGGCACCATCCCCGAGGGCAGTGACCTCGAGCCGCTGTTCCGCACCATCCTGGAGAACATCCCGGCGCCCGAGTACGACGAGGGCGCTCCCCTCCAGGCGCACGTGACCAACCTCGACGCCTCCCCCTTCCTGGGTCGGCTGGCACTCCTGCGGATCAAGCACGGCAACCTGAGGAAGGGCCAGCAGGTCGCGTGGATGAAGCGCGACGGCGAGGTCAAGAACGTCAAGATCACCGAGCTGCTCGTCACCGAGGGCCTCGAGCGCAAGCCGGGTGAGAGCGCCGGGCCGGGCGACATCGTCGCCGTGGCCGGCATCCCGGAGATCACGATCGGCGAGACGCTGGCCGACGCGGACAACCCGGTCGCCCTGCCCCTGATCCACGTCGACGAGCCCGCGATCTCGATGACGATCGGCACCAACACCAGCCCGCTGGTCGGCAAGGGCGGCAAGGGGCACAAGGTCACCGCGCGCCTGGTCAAGGACCGGCTCGACGCCGAGCTGGTCGGCAACGTGTCGCTGCGCGTGCTCCCGACCGAGCGCCCGGACGCGTGGGAGGTGCAGGGGCGCGGCGAGCTGGCGCTGGCGATCCTGGTCGAGCAGATGCGGCGCGAGGGCTACGAGCTGACGGTCGGAAAGCCGCAGGTCGTCACCAAGGAGATCGACGGCAAGCTCCACGAGCCGTTCGAGCGGCTCACCATCGACGCGCCGGAGGAGTTCCTCGGCACGATCACCGAGCTGCTCGCCAACCGGAAGGGCCGGATGGAGGGCATGACCAACCACGGCACCGGTTGGGTGCGGATGGAGTTCGTCGTACCCGCTCGCGGCCTGATCGGCTTCCGCACCGACTTCCTCACAGAGACCCGCGGGACCGGCATCGCCCACCACATCTCGGAGGGGTACTTCCCGTGGGCCGGCGAGATCCGCTCACGGGCCTCGGGCTCCCTGGTCGCCGACCGCACCGGCGTCGCGACGGCGTACGCCATGACCTCGCTGCAGGAGCGCGGCATCCTGTTCGTCGAGCCCGCGACCGAGGTCTACGAGGGCATGATCGTCGGCGAGAATTCTCGCGCCGACGACATGGACGTCAACATCACCAAGGAGAAGCAGCAGACCAACATCCGGTCCGCGACCTCCGACAACTTCGAGAAGCTCATCCCGCCGCGACGGCTCTCGCTCGAGCAGTGCCTGGAGTTCTGCCGCGAGGACGAGTGCGTCGAGATCACGCCCGAGAACGTGCGGATCCGCAAGGTCGTTCTCGACCAGAACGAGCGCGGCAAGCTGGCGTCACGGGCTCGGAAGGGCACCCGGTAG
- a CDS encoding aspartate/glutamate racemase family protein, giving the protein MQTIGLVGGMSWESSAAYYDLLNRGVEARMGGLHSAKTVMASVEFAEVTALQEAGDWDGVAEILAAAATSVERAGAEFLMLCTTTFHRVAEQVEAAVDIPLLHLADVVAEAAKAQDVEVLALIGTRFAMTQTFFTDRIARHGLEVVTPDARHHDEINRIIYDELVHGKIVDDSRKYVVSLIDELWDAGAGGVILGCSELELLVKQADSDLPVFPCTTLHVEAALDRALA; this is encoded by the coding sequence ATGCAGACGATCGGACTCGTCGGAGGCATGAGCTGGGAGAGCAGCGCGGCCTACTACGACCTCCTGAACCGGGGCGTCGAGGCCCGGATGGGCGGTCTCCACTCGGCGAAGACGGTGATGGCATCCGTCGAGTTCGCCGAGGTCACCGCGCTCCAGGAGGCTGGGGACTGGGACGGCGTCGCCGAGATCCTGGCGGCGGCGGCGACGTCGGTCGAGCGAGCGGGAGCGGAGTTCCTGATGCTCTGCACGACGACCTTCCACCGGGTGGCGGAGCAGGTCGAAGCGGCGGTCGACATCCCGTTGCTGCACCTCGCGGACGTGGTGGCGGAGGCCGCCAAGGCGCAGGACGTGGAGGTGCTGGCACTCATCGGCACCCGCTTCGCCATGACCCAGACGTTCTTCACCGACCGGATCGCACGGCACGGGCTCGAGGTCGTCACGCCGGATGCCCGACACCACGACGAGATCAACCGGATCATCTACGACGAGCTGGTGCACGGGAAGATCGTCGACGACTCCCGGAAGTACGTCGTCTCGCTCATCGACGAGCTGTGGGACGCCGGCGCCGGCGGAGTGATCCTCGGCTGCTCGGAGCTCGAGCTGCTGGTGAAGCAGGCCGACTCCGACCTTCCGGTCTTCCCCTGCACGACACTTCATGTCGAAGCCGCGCTGGACCGCGCCCTCGCCTGA
- a CDS encoding carbohydrate ABC transporter permease, with amino-acid sequence MNRRPGFIVYGLLAAFVIGSALPLYWSFVIGSHTKEEANQIPPPVIPGGHFIDNARRVLDTTEFWSAMLNSVLVSTACALSVAFVSTLAGYAFAKLRFRGSNVLMGFVVMTMAVPTQLAIVPLFILMRDYGLLDTLVAVALPTMVTAFGVFFMRQYLVDAVPDELIEAARMDGCTMIRIFWTVAVPAARPAMSILFLFTFMMVWTDYMWPLVALQETQTLQIALDRLALTGQGQTTDYALVLAGAGMATVPLLILFALSGRQLVAGIMQGAVKG; translated from the coding sequence ATGAACCGCCGCCCCGGGTTCATCGTCTACGGCCTGCTGGCCGCGTTCGTGATCGGCTCTGCGCTCCCGCTCTACTGGTCCTTCGTCATCGGCTCGCACACGAAGGAAGAGGCCAACCAGATCCCACCGCCGGTGATCCCCGGCGGCCACTTCATCGACAACGCCCGACGCGTGCTCGACACCACGGAGTTCTGGTCGGCGATGCTCAACAGCGTCCTCGTCTCCACTGCGTGCGCCCTGTCGGTCGCGTTCGTCTCGACGCTGGCCGGCTATGCCTTCGCGAAGCTGCGGTTCCGCGGCAGCAACGTGCTGATGGGGTTCGTCGTGATGACGATGGCGGTGCCCACCCAGCTGGCGATCGTGCCGTTGTTCATCCTGATGCGCGACTACGGGCTGCTCGACACGCTGGTCGCGGTCGCGCTGCCCACGATGGTCACCGCGTTCGGTGTCTTCTTCATGCGGCAGTACCTCGTGGACGCGGTGCCGGACGAGCTGATCGAGGCCGCCCGGATGGACGGCTGCACCATGATCCGGATCTTCTGGACGGTCGCCGTCCCGGCCGCCCGGCCGGCGATGTCGATCCTGTTCCTCTTCACGTTCATGATGGTCTGGACGGACTACATGTGGCCCCTGGTCGCCCTCCAGGAGACCCAGACCCTCCAGATCGCGCTCGACCGGCTGGCCCTCACCGGCCAGGGCCAGACCACCGACTACGCGCTGGTCCTCGCCGGCGCGGGGATGGCCACCGTGCCCCTCCTGATCCTGTTCGCCCTGTCCGGCCGTCAACTGGTCGCCGGCATCATGCAAGGAGCCGTCAAAGGATGA
- a CDS encoding ABC transporter ATP-binding protein, with product MAQVRFEHAEHTYLGAKAPAVSDLDLTIDDGEFMVLVGPSGCGKSTSLRMLAGLEEVSAGSVFIGDEDVTRFPPKARDIAMVFQNYALYPHLTVADNMAFALRIAGVGKSERTARVADAARLLDLEDVLHRKPKALSGGQRQRVAMGRAIVRQPQVFCMDEPLSNLDAKLRVSTRTQIAALQRRLGVTTVYVTHDQVEAMTMGDRVAVMKDGVLQQVDAPLALYDRPANLFVAGFIGSPGMNLLAGRTAGDGIAVVDGVDIPIDRTAAAASSGSVTLGIRPESWRVAGSGDDGYPVTVAVVEELGADAYVYATPAGVDAASERAGDVLPLVVARLEGRQQLRAGQQLSLVADPRAIHVFDSDTGARLALAG from the coding sequence ATGGCGCAAGTGCGGTTCGAGCATGCCGAGCACACGTATCTGGGGGCGAAGGCGCCGGCCGTCTCCGACCTCGACCTCACGATCGACGACGGCGAGTTCATGGTGCTGGTCGGACCGTCGGGATGTGGGAAGTCCACCTCGCTGCGGATGCTCGCCGGGCTCGAGGAGGTGTCGGCCGGCTCGGTCTTCATCGGCGACGAGGACGTCACCCGGTTTCCTCCCAAGGCCCGCGACATCGCGATGGTCTTCCAGAACTACGCGCTCTACCCGCATCTGACGGTCGCCGACAACATGGCGTTCGCGCTCAGGATCGCGGGGGTCGGCAAGTCCGAGCGCACCGCGCGGGTCGCCGACGCCGCCCGGCTGCTCGACCTCGAGGACGTGCTCCACCGGAAGCCCAAGGCGCTGTCCGGGGGTCAGCGGCAGCGGGTCGCCATGGGTCGGGCGATCGTGCGGCAGCCCCAGGTGTTCTGCATGGACGAGCCGCTCTCCAACCTCGACGCCAAGCTGCGGGTGTCGACCCGCACCCAGATCGCCGCGCTCCAGCGTCGGCTCGGCGTGACGACGGTCTACGTCACGCACGACCAGGTCGAGGCGATGACGATGGGCGACCGGGTCGCGGTGATGAAGGACGGCGTGCTCCAGCAGGTCGACGCGCCACTCGCCCTCTACGACCGGCCCGCCAACCTGTTCGTCGCCGGCTTCATCGGATCCCCCGGGATGAACCTGCTCGCCGGCAGGACCGCCGGCGACGGGATCGCCGTTGTCGACGGCGTGGACATCCCGATCGACCGCACCGCAGCGGCGGCGTCGTCCGGCTCGGTCACGCTCGGCATCCGGCCCGAGTCGTGGCGGGTCGCCGGCTCCGGCGACGACGGCTACCCGGTCACCGTCGCGGTGGTCGAGGAGCTCGGTGCCGACGCCTACGTCTATGCCACACCGGCCGGCGTGGACGCGGCGAGCGAGCGCGCGGGCGACGTGCTTCCGCTGGTCGTCGCCCGTCTCGAGGGCCGCCAGCAGCTGCGCGCCGGCCAGCAGCTGAGCCTGGTCGCCGATCCGCGGGCGATCCACGTGTTCGACTCCGACACCGGAGCGCGGCTGGCGCTTGCGGGGTGA
- a CDS encoding ABC transporter substrate-binding protein — MRITTTRPGRRPTSHRGRLAVGAIAALVLGLTAACGDDSDPTESADQEALEEGESLTITTFGEFGYDELIAEWNEENPDVQVEQTKVSLWDDWKNELNTLLQANEGLPDIVAIEGDFMPAIVAAPDRWVDLSSDEVEGRWLEFKSDAATSPDGQLLGYATDAGPEAICYRADLFEEAGLPTDREEVAQLMTTWDDYYALGEEFVAKSDAQWYDASGSVAQAMLNQVEFPFEEADNTVNVENDELRAVYDTVTGNSSSLSTGAAQWSDDWTAGFQKDGFATIPCPGWMRSNIRDNTGDPAPKGVVWDVADVFPGGGGNWGGSYLAVPKTSTHQEEAQEFAAWITAPEQQIRIFEQYGNFPSQVAALEDPALLSSTDPYFNDAPVGEIFSNRANAITVQPYHGPLYSDILAKFQEAITRVDQGADPEESWETFVDEVAALQ, encoded by the coding sequence GTGCGCATCACCACCACCCGGCCGGGCCGCCGGCCAACCAGCCATCGAGGGCGTCTCGCCGTCGGTGCCATTGCCGCTCTCGTGCTCGGGCTCACGGCCGCCTGCGGCGACGACAGCGACCCGACCGAGTCCGCCGACCAGGAGGCGCTCGAAGAGGGCGAATCGCTCACCATCACCACGTTCGGCGAGTTCGGATACGACGAGCTGATCGCCGAGTGGAACGAGGAGAACCCCGACGTCCAGGTCGAGCAGACCAAGGTCTCGCTCTGGGACGACTGGAAGAACGAGCTCAACACGCTCCTCCAGGCCAACGAGGGCCTGCCGGACATCGTGGCGATCGAGGGCGACTTCATGCCCGCGATCGTGGCGGCGCCGGACCGGTGGGTCGACCTGTCCAGCGACGAGGTGGAGGGCCGCTGGCTCGAGTTCAAGTCCGATGCCGCCACCTCTCCCGACGGCCAGCTCCTCGGCTACGCGACCGACGCAGGTCCCGAGGCCATCTGCTACCGCGCCGACCTCTTCGAGGAGGCCGGCCTGCCGACCGACCGGGAGGAGGTCGCCCAGCTGATGACCACCTGGGATGACTACTACGCCCTCGGCGAGGAGTTCGTCGCGAAGAGCGACGCCCAGTGGTACGACGCGTCCGGCTCGGTCGCCCAGGCGATGCTCAACCAGGTCGAGTTCCCGTTCGAGGAGGCCGACAACACGGTCAACGTCGAGAACGACGAGCTCCGCGCGGTCTACGACACCGTCACCGGCAACTCCAGCTCGCTCTCGACCGGGGCTGCCCAGTGGAGCGACGACTGGACGGCCGGATTCCAGAAGGACGGCTTCGCGACCATCCCGTGCCCGGGCTGGATGCGCAGCAACATCCGCGACAACACCGGGGACCCGGCGCCGAAGGGCGTCGTCTGGGACGTCGCCGACGTCTTCCCGGGTGGCGGCGGCAACTGGGGAGGGTCCTACCTGGCGGTCCCCAAGACGTCGACGCACCAGGAGGAGGCACAGGAGTTCGCTGCCTGGATCACCGCACCCGAGCAGCAGATCCGCATCTTCGAGCAGTACGGCAACTTCCCGTCGCAGGTCGCCGCCCTGGAGGACCCCGCGCTGCTCTCCTCGACCGACCCGTACTTCAACGACGCACCGGTCGGTGAGATCTTCTCCAACCGTGCGAACGCGATCACGGTCCAGCCGTACCACGGTCCGCTCTACTCCGACATCCTGGCCAAGTTCCAGGAAGCGATCACCCGGGTCGACCAGGGTGCGGATCCGGAGGAGTCGTGGGAGACATTCGTAGACGAGGTCGCAGCGCTCCAGTGA
- a CDS encoding carbohydrate ABC transporter permease produces the protein MSTRLDEPPAGVAPSAPPAGDRARLVRRHRLSRWDVKLSPYLYISPFFIVFGLVGLFPLVYTGYLSVHDWERLYYQRGEFIGLENYRFVLTDPVFQKSLVNTFSIFLMSSVPQVIVAVAVAALLDSQLRGRTFWRMSVLLPFVVAPTAAVLIFGSLFADKYGVINAMLEGVGLEPIRWHVDRWWSHFAIAGMVNWRWTGYNALIFLAAMQAVPRDLYESASLDGAGRVRQFFSVTLPMIRPTTIFVIVTSTIGGLQIFTEPRLFDDTPQREGGPDHQYMTSTLYIYVKGIEDQFYGRASAAAVVLFLIIVGIALLNFVITRRITRRQA, from the coding sequence GTGAGCACCCGCCTCGACGAGCCACCGGCCGGGGTCGCGCCCAGCGCGCCCCCGGCCGGGGACCGCGCCCGGCTGGTACGACGGCACCGGTTGTCGCGGTGGGACGTCAAGCTCTCGCCGTACCTCTACATCTCGCCGTTCTTCATCGTCTTCGGTCTCGTCGGCCTGTTCCCGCTGGTCTACACCGGCTACCTCTCCGTCCACGACTGGGAGCGTCTGTACTACCAGCGCGGCGAGTTCATCGGCCTGGAGAACTACCGGTTCGTCCTGACCGACCCGGTGTTCCAGAAGTCGCTGGTCAACACGTTCAGCATCTTCCTGATGTCGTCGGTGCCCCAGGTGATCGTCGCGGTCGCCGTGGCAGCCCTGCTCGACAGCCAGCTCCGGGGCCGGACGTTCTGGCGGATGAGCGTGCTGCTGCCGTTCGTCGTCGCTCCGACCGCAGCCGTGCTGATCTTCGGCAGCCTCTTCGCCGACAAGTACGGCGTCATCAACGCGATGCTCGAAGGCGTCGGCCTGGAGCCGATCCGCTGGCACGTCGACCGCTGGTGGAGCCACTTCGCGATCGCCGGCATGGTCAACTGGAGGTGGACGGGCTACAACGCGCTCATCTTCCTCGCCGCCATGCAAGCGGTCCCCCGCGACCTCTACGAGTCCGCGTCCCTCGACGGCGCGGGCAGGGTGCGCCAGTTCTTCTCCGTCACCCTCCCGATGATCCGGCCGACGACGATCTTCGTGATCGTCACCAGCACGATCGGCGGCCTCCAGATCTTCACCGAGCCGCGGCTCTTCGACGACACCCCGCAGCGCGAAGGCGGGCCCGACCACCAGTACATGACGTCGACCCTCTACATCTACGTCAAGGGCATCGAGGACCAGTTCTACGGACGCGCGTCAGCGGCCGCGGTCGTGCTGTTCCTCATCATCGTCGGCATCGCGCTGCTCAACTTCGTGATCACCCGCCGCATCACCAGGAGACAAGCATGA
- a CDS encoding GH1 family beta-glucosidase produces the protein MTTTESATSTAAAPGAEVRFPPGFLWGAATASYQIEGAAAEGGRTPSIWDTFARVPGAVVGGDNGDVACDHYYRMPDDVALMASLNLGAYRFSTAWPRVRPDGGAPNQAGIDFYSRLVDQLLGAGITPWVTLYHWDLPQALEDEGGWTNRDTAYRFAEYALTLYDALGDRVPYWTTMNEPWCSAFLGYTGGQHAPGRQEGVAGLVAAHHLMLGHGLVVDELRRRGSTADLGITLNLTVADPFDPTEPADVDAAHRVDHLWNRVFLDPILRGSYAEELPTITAGLTWQGRAWEDFVQDGDLALISTPLDVLGVNYYHGDGASGRPHPADDLLGSRVEAPSRSVRSPFPGGGDLSFPRRGYPVTGLDWEVQPEGLTRLLVRLHEDYDVPPIYITENGAAYDDAVSPDGSVHDPERWGYIGSHLRAVHAAMAAGVDVRGYFAWSLLDNFEWAFGYGQRFGIVHVDYETLRRTPKTSALRYADVAATSTLVDDR, from the coding sequence ATGACGACGACCGAGTCCGCCACGTCGACTGCCGCCGCCCCGGGGGCAGAGGTGAGGTTCCCACCCGGCTTCCTCTGGGGGGCCGCCACGGCGTCGTACCAGATCGAGGGTGCCGCGGCCGAGGGCGGCCGCACCCCGTCGATCTGGGACACCTTCGCCCGGGTGCCGGGAGCCGTGGTCGGTGGCGACAACGGCGACGTCGCCTGCGACCACTACTACCGGATGCCGGACGACGTCGCGCTGATGGCGTCGCTCAACCTCGGCGCCTACCGGTTCTCGACGGCGTGGCCGAGGGTCCGGCCCGACGGCGGTGCACCCAACCAGGCGGGGATCGACTTCTACAGCCGCCTGGTCGACCAGCTGCTCGGTGCCGGCATCACACCCTGGGTGACGCTCTACCACTGGGACCTGCCGCAGGCCCTCGAGGACGAGGGCGGCTGGACCAACCGCGACACGGCCTACCGCTTCGCCGAGTACGCCCTCACCCTGTACGACGCGCTCGGCGACCGGGTGCCCTACTGGACGACGATGAACGAGCCGTGGTGCTCGGCGTTCCTCGGCTACACCGGTGGCCAGCACGCCCCCGGACGGCAGGAGGGGGTCGCGGGTCTCGTCGCGGCCCACCACCTGATGCTGGGCCACGGACTGGTCGTCGACGAGCTCAGGCGCCGCGGCAGCACCGCCGACCTCGGGATCACCCTCAACCTCACGGTCGCCGACCCGTTCGACCCCACGGAACCGGCCGACGTCGACGCCGCGCACCGGGTCGACCACCTGTGGAACAGAGTCTTCCTCGACCCCATCCTCCGCGGCTCCTACGCGGAGGAGCTCCCGACCATCACGGCCGGGCTGACGTGGCAGGGCCGGGCGTGGGAGGACTTCGTCCAGGACGGTGATCTGGCGCTGATCAGCACCCCGCTCGACGTGCTGGGCGTGAACTACTACCACGGCGACGGCGCCTCCGGCCGTCCGCATCCCGCGGACGATCTGCTGGGCTCCCGGGTCGAGGCTCCGAGCCGGTCGGTCCGATCGCCGTTCCCCGGAGGCGGTGACCTCAGCTTCCCCCGCCGCGGCTACCCCGTGACCGGCCTGGACTGGGAGGTGCAGCCGGAAGGGCTGACCCGCCTGCTCGTCCGTCTCCACGAGGACTACGACGTGCCGCCGATCTACATCACCGAGAACGGCGCGGCCTACGACGACGCCGTCAGCCCCGACGGCTCTGTCCACGACCCGGAGCGGTGGGGCTACATCGGCTCCCACCTACGGGCGGTGCACGCCGCGATGGCCGCAGGCGTCGACGTGCGCGGCTACTTCGCGTGGTCGCTCCTCGACAACTTCGAGTGGGCCTTCGGCTACGGCCAGAGGTTCGGGATCGTCCACGTCGACTACGAGACCCTGCGCCGGACTCCGAAGACCAGCGCGCTGCGCTACGCCGACGTCGCGGCGACGTCGACGCTGGTGGACGACCGATAG